In the genome of Neodiprion fabricii isolate iyNeoFabr1 chromosome 4, iyNeoFabr1.1, whole genome shotgun sequence, the window GGTATCAGTTATGAAGTGGAATGTACGTTATATTACCATATGTTAATACGCGTGTGTATAAGTAAATTGAGTAACAGAAGTACATAAAAATCTTGTCAAATTTTCGCAGTGTTTATCATTTAAAATAACTTAACGTAGGATAACGTAGCATATCCTAATCTCTTTGTGGTAATTGCTTGTATGTAAAATGAGCGCATGTATTAGAACTCTCAGCATTATACGCATCGCGCAATGGACGTCTGATTATAGAAGTTTAGCAGAATTGAACGCCacaaaatcgaataaaaactGTCCAAAAAAGGAGTATACAGTGgattaaaaacaattcaaaatacttttttgaCTTATTTAATGAACGCATAGCGTATtccgattgaaaatttaaaaaccatCAACCTTATTATCGCCTGAAATGGCGACtcttattttaattttgtcatCGATTATCTTTATGTACCATAGTTTCGACGAGTATTTAACATTTGTAATGCATTCTATTTCCGTGTACGACAGTCACCGTGTACCACATCTCTCATCCTTGTAATTCCGCAAGCTGCAAAGTAATTTGTAGCTAATATTTGTGTCCCAAATGCTACTGTATCCCTCAAAAATGTGAGCCGTTAGGCCATCCCTCTGAAAACAGCCGGTTAGTATGTTGTCTGCAGTACCGGCAGAATCAACTGATATACTGACACACATTTGCTTTTTCGTTCCTCCTGCAGATGACAAGGGCCCAGCCCTTCACAAGCAATGTCAAAATATCTCACGTGTGGTCGGCGAGCTATTGCTGAGGTAGAAATGAGTGTACAATTCGTTTGAAACAACAGTTTTATCGTCTTGACTATTTACTCAAAGTATTCAACAGACCAGAGATGTTgtgttacgaaggaaaaatcaGTGTCTTCACATTTTTGACTGGCGTGATATTTGCGCTATTGCCAAAGTTCCTGTTTAGGTTACAATTCGAGACTTATTCTCTCTATTTTCAGAATGTTTGGTTGACTTATGTCGTATTGTACATACTCCTGAATTTCTTAATCATTATTGCTTTTCGTGGTTTCATTTATCAAGTAAGTATCTACAAATACGTATACACTAACAGtcgaacatttttcaaatgttagATTAGGTTAAGTTAGAAAAAGCAACGCTtgcaattatatttcaaacaaAGATCTTCTCAATTCGTTATTGAGActcagataaatttttgtttgtgaCATTGATAAGCCTCGGCTTATCTCATTGGCAATTTCatatcgaaattttcacacagaTAATATATTTGAACTGATATCAGTTTCTTCCTACTTAGGTTGCGGTGCGAGCGACGTCGCTGGGTTATGCATTTGGGATTGGCATATTGATATATTTGACAGCACCATCATCATGGCAAATGTTTGGCATTTACACATCAGTAATGGCGACATTTCACTATTCAGAATTCTTGGCTATTACTTGGACAAATCCAAGCGCCTTGTCCCTTGATTCCTTCATGCTAAATCACAGCCTCGAGTATGGAATAGCTGCCTTTGTGTGCTGGATGGAATTTATCattgaaagatatttttttcctgaaatGAAGGAACCGCACTTTGTTTCTTGGATCGGACTAACGTTCTGCGTTTGTGGAGAGATACTCAGGAAGCTTGCTATGTTCACGGcaagaaagaattttaatCATATCATACAAAGCACCAAAGCTGACGGTCACCAACTTGTCACGCACGGTGTCTACAGTTTCTCACGACATCCCAGTTATGTCGGATGGTTCTATTGGTCAATTGGAACACAGGTATGTCTTCTGAGATTTTTCCAAAGATCTGAACAAGATCttagcaagaaaaaaatattttagctTGAATGCTGCTGAAGGCGGTAACCTGAAATAGGGGAAAAAGTAATTTAATTGTCATACAGTCAAATTAggtaactttgaaaaataatctgaCTTGCGTTATGTTCCAGCTGATTCTTCAGAATCCTTTCTGTGCGGTGTGTTACACACTAATTTCATGGAGATTCTTCCAACAGCGGGTATTACTTGAAGAAATGACATTGATAAACTTTTTTGGACAAGACTATGTTGACTATCAAAAGCAAGTGGGTACCGGACTGCCTCTCATTTCGGGGTACAAATTTGACTTGTAGTATAGTACCATGGTGtgatttcaattataattatatgatACTGTAATTGTGAGATATATGACAATACTTTAAAACTTGCACATCGTGTATTGAAGCTATAAGATGTTGACCTGCGAAATTCGTACGCATACGATTTCACACTGATCAAAATAATTTGAAGGAAAAGTTCAAGAGACTTTATCCTTAGGTTACGGACATTTGAGCTAATTCATAGAAAGTTTGTGATTATTCGATTTGAGTGGGCATACATtgaaacgattattttttgattttttgtttttttagcaaaaaacCCATCACATCACGAACAGTAAATACCGTTCAGGtgtagaaaatgataattttgtcTAACCGACATCTTCAGAACATTAACTTTACTCTGATTATTGATGCAAGTAAAATCATGAGTCACTTTTCTAGTCACAAAACtatatttcatttgtaatCAGAGAGAGTACGACTGCCACTAGTTGTGAAAATCGGTTGCGTAATGCTGAACATTAGaataggaataaaaatttggataGCAAATATTTGTTGAACAGTGAATAATGAACTATCTTGAGAAGCGTCGACTCATTGATAACAATCGCGTTACTatgtattattaaaattaagaatacAAAACGGAATTTTTTGTGTAATACATCATTTTTATGCAAAGTTGTACATATTGTCCAATTTAACGTCGAACGTGACGAATAAACAAGGTACATTTTTTATGGTGAGTATTAATcatgatttgaaatgaatgGAATGATGGCTTTAACGTCGGATCTATTTCAAATCTAAGATATGGGCGTAAATGAAGAGGACTTTAATCTATTTAATTGGTAGATTATTGGAAatcgaaaagaaattctcacACATTCTAGGGAGAGTGGTTCAACACCTGCGAAGTCGTATTCGAGCATTTGCAAAAGTGGATCTATGTGTGAAACTGTCGCACCAGTTCTCGTGAAATTTCCACATAATACTATTTCCATTCCAAAAATGTGCAAATATCGTCCATCAATACAACAAACCgctatagatatatataatcataagatacccccccccccataaCTATAAATCAGGCTGGGACACAGTGAAGGATAAGAAAGAGTAGCAAAAACAAGCTAATGCAATTAATCGTAAAACTCATTCAatcactgatttttttcaaacgaaagaTTGTCAAGAACAAGTAAGTAAAATTGATACACTGACACATTAATAAATGTGATTTATTTGATGAGTGTATACTTTTTCATAGTCCACCTGTTCCAAAAGAATTGTTAATATAAAtcgcaaataaaaataaaaatcattatttaattttcgtgCATCAAATATTGTTCAGTTTTCCTGTATTATTTGAatatgttgataaaaaaaaaaaaaaaatgaaaaactatgTTAGTCGAAGATTTCTCCATATGGCAAGAAACATggaaaaagtatatttttcatttcatttccatCCATAGGCCCCCGCTAATGGTCAGCCTACAAGCCCCCACCAAGTAAATCCGGTCGTGCAACCTGTAATTTCGAGCTTAGTTTTCTGCTGATGGTTTTGGACATTTCcggtgatttttatttttttgtcagaCGTATTATAGGCCATTTCGCACGTCGTACGAGGTATAAACAGAATTTCCGGCCCTGGTCCAAGTGATTGTGGCATCAAGCGACGCGGTGCACACAAGTTGGACAGGTTCAGTGGGGCCACCTACCCATTCGATAGGGTCAATAATTGGTCTGTCTGGTGGTGGCTCACGGCGTTCTGTGGTAGGAGaataggaaaatatttaccatCTCAATGAACAAACTTTCGCTAGGActgaaatttctcgacgatGATATAATCTATTTACCAGTGATGTAGAGAATCGTTCGATGTTCGGTGGTACCGGCACTATTTCGCGCGATACACTTGTATTCATCTTCGTCGCTTTTCCTGGCGGAGGGTAGTCTCCAAATACCATTTTCAAAGGTTGCGCTGGGATTCATTTCACCTCGGACACGAATCCACGATACTTCGGGCTGTGGAACACCCGATGAATCACAGTGGAATTCGGCAGGATTCCCTTCTTCGACCGTCAAGTAACTTGGCTTGGTAATGATGGGGCCCGATTCCCTCACCTCTCAATAAATCTCGTTATTCTATTCCTGCAGCTTGGCAATTTCAGATAGGAACTGTCCGGAAAATTTGGTCCGATCGTCGATATAAAGATCGTCGAAATTACCGATAAGATCAACAACGCAAGTGCGACCTGTTGAAGATCGGGCAAGTTCACCAAAAAAAtctaataacaatttttaaaatcttgCGTCAGACGCTCTAAGATCGTATCTTTATGGACGATAAAAAAGGCCCGTTCGAGTAATCCCGAAATTACTACCGAACGACGTATTGCGCTCACTCGCTTTCCAATTGTGTATAATTACTAGTATAAAAGTTGAATTGGTCATTCGAAACTGGACTCAAGTCTCAATGAAGCAAAGAGCCCCGTATTCCCATTGGACATATTCCTATTTGACGAGTGTTACAATGTTACATGGTTTATACGTAGATAATCAGATGCGCTTAAGATCTGATTACTTTTAACATacacaataaatattatacaatcgggattgaattttctttcacgaAACTCATCATGtttacgaaaattatatttattgtctCATTTGATGTcggaaataattatatatttatttatacctatatgtatatatattatatattgatatttatcattatcatcgatgataataataataataataataatagtaataatatgtAACATTACTTTCAAACATTGccataataattgatattacGTACTTTCTTACAGTTTACGATTATGTGGTAAAATACATATCATAATGCGATTTATTTCCGGCGTTTTCGGCTTGTCATTCGTCAGCCGCGAAAAGCATAAGCAGATAATCTGATTTCGGAAGAAGAGTTACTTCCACTTGTAGCGCAATAACTGACTAGCCGAGTAAGATCTATCAAACGACAaaggagaaacaaaaataaaaaattattcggcGCAAAGATGATCGTTTCAGAACTTTGTTGAATTGATCCGTTATTCACTTGTGCATGGAAAAAAATGGCATATCTACCGTTAAATTATATCCACTACAATTCAATCTGCAGTCCAATTTGATTCTTCATTGCTTAATCAATTGTCGGTTGCACAAATCGCCATATACTTTGTTGATACTAAATGGCAAATGGGAAAGAAAGCTGAAGACTAGTTTCCCTGTGCCTTAGTTATGACCTCAAGTGATTTCGTTGATCTTATGGCAACGCAAGCGAACGATGTTCAGGTCAATGTGAATTCTAGCTACATGAAAAAGTACGTAATGCGCATTGCCTGTAACGAATAGCAGCAAGTATCCGTCTGTCTAACAAgtgagaaaatataattatgcGACGCTGCGTATACTCAGAGTTTCATG includes:
- the LOC124179341 gene encoding protein-S-isoprenylcysteine O-methyltransferase isoform X2, with the protein product MSKYLTCGRRAIAENVWLTYVVLYILLNFLIIIAFRGFIYQVAVRATSLGYAFGIGILIYLTAPSSWQMFGIYTSVMATFHYSEFLAITWTNPSALSLDSFMLNHSLEYGIAAFVCWMEFIIERYFFPEMKEPHFVSWIGLTFCVCGEILRKLAMFTARKNFNHIIQSTKADGHQLVTHGVYSFSRHPSYVGWFYWSIGTQLILQNPFCAVCYTLISWRFFQQRVLLEEMTLINFFGQDYVDYQKQVGTGLPLISGYKFDL
- the LOC124179341 gene encoding protein-S-isoprenylcysteine O-methyltransferase isoform X1 — protein: MLCYEGKISVFTFLTGVIFALLPKFLFRLQFETYSLYFQNVWLTYVVLYILLNFLIIIAFRGFIYQVAVRATSLGYAFGIGILIYLTAPSSWQMFGIYTSVMATFHYSEFLAITWTNPSALSLDSFMLNHSLEYGIAAFVCWMEFIIERYFFPEMKEPHFVSWIGLTFCVCGEILRKLAMFTARKNFNHIIQSTKADGHQLVTHGVYSFSRHPSYVGWFYWSIGTQLILQNPFCAVCYTLISWRFFQQRVLLEEMTLINFFGQDYVDYQKQVGTGLPLISGYKFDL
- the LOC124179346 gene encoding basement membrane-specific heparan sulfate proteoglycan core protein-like → MNPSATFENGIWRLPSARKSDEDEYKCIARNSAGTTEHRTILYITERREPPPDRPIIDPIEWVGGPTEPVQLVCTASLDATITWTRAGNSVYTSYDVRNGL